The following are encoded together in the Citrus sinensis cultivar Valencia sweet orange chromosome 1, DVS_A1.0, whole genome shotgun sequence genome:
- the LOC102630096 gene encoding calmodulin-like protein 8 produces the protein MSEVLTNEQIVEFKEAFCLFDKDGDGCITVEELATVIRSLDQNPTEEELQDMINEVDSDRNGTIEFGEFLNLMAKKMKETDAEEELKEAFKVFDKDQNGYISATELRHVMINLGEKLTDDEVEQMINEADLDGDGQVNYDEFVKMMMTIG, from the exons ATGTCTGAAGTTCTCACAAATGAGCAAATTGTTGAGTTCAAAGAAGCCTTCTGTCTTTTCGACAAAGACGGCGACG GTTGCATTACCGTTGAGGAATTGGCAACTGTGATACGATCTTTGGATCAAAATCCCACAGAAGAAGAGTTGCAGGACATGATCAACGAAGTGGATTCTGACAGAAATGGGACCATCGAGTTTGGGGAGTTCTTGAACTTAATGGCCAAGAAAATGAAG GAAACTGACGCTGAGGAAGAGCTTAAAGAAGCTTTCAAAGTGTTTGATAAGGATCAAAATGGATATATCTCAGCTACTgag TTGAGACACGTGATGATCAATCTTGGTGAAAAATTAACGGATGATGAAGTAGAGCAGATGATCAATGAGGCTGATTTGGACGGTGATGGCCAAGTTAACTATGATGAGTTTGTCAAGATGATGATGACCATcggataa
- the LOC102629802 gene encoding uncharacterized protein LOC102629802 isoform X1, whose translation MRWETVTHRGYKHSNAEEEISTTQVQESSVKEAGQADGKEVENHNASLAEVKDHSEKENGAATNVPNGEADPHVANQTSHEREEKEIEDQPPAESPKVEVKSNATEESRESSEMQPNSVSNDSKEHEKLLCNTDGEGGNNIVPVSEDKDYQEKEIDSFPSGVPKEAEDPHIVNQISDEREQETEVVPPAESPKFEVKTNTEEGSEVCDTQPTSPSKHSEHQEIQQESNLKENQLQISDHHLEKQTSIKKEEEGTETSTSETVQLSHDPDLQEFGDSKFDQPELASIHVDPPTQDSNNSLHIHEDFLGSNLNCTSEKNGDAIGTNISKDMNETVVSGSNLEVDIGKDDFTLKERTAEEVSCEDRLEIDDRDETGNAKGEKSVIKSDFLNGVGTKCNGEIPTKKNPISTISPKEESEVTCMDESQNPQTGVSEPTDDCIVLAAETALAEKESEPVENKPSDCLTHSCDESVKESKIDSEKLSPSESLMIATEGENNQEGVEDFICCGGNKDCTEEAKVAKNGGLVDEHSNDQNAASVEHSEDSQKEVEMVPDSGTVSTESALVDCKSEEASEEGQVFEEAEDKTKTSYGNENSKDARENGEQCTPPVEQEVSLTKAPLSLFQPQDNQQNNEMQSENIQNGNDSIPELKPEINGEFLVTDGSPFDSKKSMAETLTPVAESAIEKPDQDISQHTAETMMAPAEANTQVNNVSEQNADAQESLGRLSTESNSNNSNTQAQIQKSPSFDLDLRIEARTEESDRTPLLYHDETATEDFSGEQDVSLGSPIARAQDKLQCHAMPVEEKVVRMERSNSDKLKTPFLGFLKEEGEAPIIVTPQVHGNNAAAKREDKESSNLHAKEVTATSKEKRKPRSSLFTTCMCCTTVLN comes from the exons ATGAGATGGGAAACAGTAACACATCGGGGCTACAAG CATTCTAACGCAGAAGAAGAGATTAGTACCACTCAAGTACAGGAAAGCTCGGTGAAAGAAGCTGGTCAAGCAGATGGCAAAGAAGTAGAAAATCATAATGCTTCTCTCGCTGAAGTTAAAGACCATAGTGAAAAAGAGAACGGAGCGGCTACAAATGTTCCAAATGGAGAAGCAGATCCTCATGTCGCAAATCAGACATCACATGAAAGAG AGGAAAAAGAGATTGAGGATCAACCTCCTGCCGAATCTCCAAAAGTTGAAGTGAAATCAAATGCTACTGAAGAAAGTCGTGAAAGCAGTGAAATGCAACCAAATTCTGTATCCAATGATTCAAAAGAGCATGAGAAACTACTTTGTAATACAGATGGCGAAGGAGGGAATAATATTGTTCCTGTATCTGAAGATAAAGACTACCAAGAAAAAGAGATAGATAGTTTCCCTTCTGGTGTTCCCAAGGAAGCAGAGGATCCTCATATTGTAAATCAGATATCAGATGAAAGAG AACAAGAAACTGAAGTTGTTCCTCCTGCTGAATCTCCaaaatttgaagttaaaaCAAATACTGAAGAGGGAAGTGAAGTATGTGACACGCAGCCAACTTCTCCCTCCAAACATTCAGAACATCAGGAGATACAACAAGAGTCAAATCTAAAAGAGAATCAGCTGCAAATTAGTGATCATCATCTTGAGAAGCAAACTTCCATCAAGAAAG AGGAAGAGGGAACAGAAACTTCAACTTCTGAAACAGTACAATTGTCACATGATCCAGATCTTCAAGAATTTGGAGATTCAAAGTTTGATCAACCTGAATTGGCAAGTATTCATGTTGATCCGCCTACGCAAGATAGCAACAATTCACTGCATATTCATGAGGATTTCCTAggatcaaatttgaattgcaCTAGTGAAAAGAATGGTGACGCCATTGGTACTAATATATCGAAAGATATGAATGAAACTGTTGTTTCTGGTTCCAATCTGGAGGTAGACATTGGAAAGGATGACTTTACTTTGAAGGAAAGGACAGCAGAAGAGGTGTCCTGTGAAGATAGATTGGAAATTGACGATAGGGATGAGACTGGAAATGCTAAAGGCGAAAAATCAGTGATAAAATCAGACTTCCTCAATGGTGTGGGAACCAAATGCAATGGAGAGATACCAACCAAGAAAAATCCAATCAGCACTATTTCCCCAAAAGAAGAATCAGAAGTCACTTGCATGGATGAGTCTCAAAATCCCCAAACAGGAGTTTCTGAACCTACAGATGACTGCATAGTCCTTGCTGCGGAAACAGCATTGGCAGAAAAGGAATCAGAACCAGTTGAGAATAAGCCCAGTGATTGCCTAACTCATTCTTGTGATGAGTCAGTTAAAGAATCGAAGATCGATAGTGAAAAACTGTCTCCGTCTGAATCGTTGATGATTGCGACTGAAGGAGAGAACAACCAAGAGGGAGTTgaagattttatttgttgcGGGGGCAATAAGGACTGTACTGAGGAGGCGAAGGTTGCTAAGAATGGTGGCCTGGTTGATGAGCATAGTAATGACCAGAATGCGGCTTCCGTGGAGCACAGCGAAGACTCACAAAAAGAAGTTGAGATGGTTCCTGACTCAGGAACTGTTTCAACAGAATCTGCTCTTGTAGACTGCAAAAGCGAAGAGGCATCAGAGGAGGGGCAAGTCTTTGAAGAAGCAGaggacaaaacaaaaacttcaTATGGGAATGAAAATAGTAAAGATGCAAGAGAAAATGGAGAACAATGTACGCCTCCAGTGGAACAAGAAGTATCTCTTACGAAGGCTCCACTTTCTCTTTTCCAGCCTCAAGATAATCAACAGAACAATGAAATGCAGTCGGAAAACATCCAGAACGGCAATGACTCCATCCCAGAGTTGAAGCCAGAAATCAATGGTGAATTCCTTGTTACTGACGGTTCCCCttttgattctaaaaaatCGATGGCAGAAACATTAACCCCTGTAGCTGAATCAGCGATTGAGAAACCTGACCAGGATATTTCACAACATACAGCAGAGACTATGATGGCGCCGGCAGAAGCTAACACTCAGGTAAACAATGTCAGTGAACAGAATGCTGATGCACAAGAAAGTCTGGGGAGGCTAAGTACTGAATCGAATTCTAACAACTCAAACACTCAAGCACAAATACAAAAGTCTCCAAGTTTTGATCTTGATCTCAGAATTGAAGCAAGGACTGAAGAATCAGACAGAACTCCATTACTGTATCACGACGAGACTGCCACCGAAGACTTTTCAGGCGAGCAAGATGTTAGTCTTGGAAGTCCAATAGCACGTGCTCAAGATAAGCTTCAGTGTCATGCAATGCCAGTGGAAGAAAAAGTTGTTAGGATGGAAAGAAGCAATTCTGACAAGTTGAAAACTCCATTCCTAGGCTTCTTGAAAGAAGAGGGAGAGGCCCCTATCATCGTCACACCACAGGTACATGGTAACAATGCTGCTGCAAAGAGGGAAGACAAGGAATCCTCGAACTTGCACGCTAAGGAAGTTACAGCAACTAGTAAAGAGAAGCGAAAGCCGAGATCTTCCCTCTTCACCACCTGCATGTGTTGCACAACTGTGCTCAATTAA
- the LOC102629802 gene encoding uncharacterized protein LOC102629802 isoform X2, whose translation MGNEMGNSNTSGLQEEEISTTQVQESSVKEAGQADGKEVENHNASLAEVKDHSEKENGAATNVPNGEADPHVANQTSHEREEKEIEDQPPAESPKVEVKSNATEESRESSEMQPNSVSNDSKEHEKLLCNTDGEGGNNIVPVSEDKDYQEKEIDSFPSGVPKEAEDPHIVNQISDEREQETEVVPPAESPKFEVKTNTEEGSEVCDTQPTSPSKHSEHQEIQQESNLKENQLQISDHHLEKQTSIKKEEEGTETSTSETVQLSHDPDLQEFGDSKFDQPELASIHVDPPTQDSNNSLHIHEDFLGSNLNCTSEKNGDAIGTNISKDMNETVVSGSNLEVDIGKDDFTLKERTAEEVSCEDRLEIDDRDETGNAKGEKSVIKSDFLNGVGTKCNGEIPTKKNPISTISPKEESEVTCMDESQNPQTGVSEPTDDCIVLAAETALAEKESEPVENKPSDCLTHSCDESVKESKIDSEKLSPSESLMIATEGENNQEGVEDFICCGGNKDCTEEAKVAKNGGLVDEHSNDQNAASVEHSEDSQKEVEMVPDSGTVSTESALVDCKSEEASEEGQVFEEAEDKTKTSYGNENSKDARENGEQCTPPVEQEVSLTKAPLSLFQPQDNQQNNEMQSENIQNGNDSIPELKPEINGEFLVTDGSPFDSKKSMAETLTPVAESAIEKPDQDISQHTAETMMAPAEANTQVNNVSEQNADAQESLGRLSTESNSNNSNTQAQIQKSPSFDLDLRIEARTEESDRTPLLYHDETATEDFSGEQDVSLGSPIARAQDKLQCHAMPVEEKVVRMERSNSDKLKTPFLGFLKEEGEAPIIVTPQVHGNNAAAKREDKESSNLHAKEVTATSKEKRKPRSSLFTTCMCCTTVLN comes from the exons ATGGGAAATGAGATGGGAAACAGTAACACATCGGGGCTACAAG AAGAAGAGATTAGTACCACTCAAGTACAGGAAAGCTCGGTGAAAGAAGCTGGTCAAGCAGATGGCAAAGAAGTAGAAAATCATAATGCTTCTCTCGCTGAAGTTAAAGACCATAGTGAAAAAGAGAACGGAGCGGCTACAAATGTTCCAAATGGAGAAGCAGATCCTCATGTCGCAAATCAGACATCACATGAAAGAG AGGAAAAAGAGATTGAGGATCAACCTCCTGCCGAATCTCCAAAAGTTGAAGTGAAATCAAATGCTACTGAAGAAAGTCGTGAAAGCAGTGAAATGCAACCAAATTCTGTATCCAATGATTCAAAAGAGCATGAGAAACTACTTTGTAATACAGATGGCGAAGGAGGGAATAATATTGTTCCTGTATCTGAAGATAAAGACTACCAAGAAAAAGAGATAGATAGTTTCCCTTCTGGTGTTCCCAAGGAAGCAGAGGATCCTCATATTGTAAATCAGATATCAGATGAAAGAG AACAAGAAACTGAAGTTGTTCCTCCTGCTGAATCTCCaaaatttgaagttaaaaCAAATACTGAAGAGGGAAGTGAAGTATGTGACACGCAGCCAACTTCTCCCTCCAAACATTCAGAACATCAGGAGATACAACAAGAGTCAAATCTAAAAGAGAATCAGCTGCAAATTAGTGATCATCATCTTGAGAAGCAAACTTCCATCAAGAAAG AGGAAGAGGGAACAGAAACTTCAACTTCTGAAACAGTACAATTGTCACATGATCCAGATCTTCAAGAATTTGGAGATTCAAAGTTTGATCAACCTGAATTGGCAAGTATTCATGTTGATCCGCCTACGCAAGATAGCAACAATTCACTGCATATTCATGAGGATTTCCTAggatcaaatttgaattgcaCTAGTGAAAAGAATGGTGACGCCATTGGTACTAATATATCGAAAGATATGAATGAAACTGTTGTTTCTGGTTCCAATCTGGAGGTAGACATTGGAAAGGATGACTTTACTTTGAAGGAAAGGACAGCAGAAGAGGTGTCCTGTGAAGATAGATTGGAAATTGACGATAGGGATGAGACTGGAAATGCTAAAGGCGAAAAATCAGTGATAAAATCAGACTTCCTCAATGGTGTGGGAACCAAATGCAATGGAGAGATACCAACCAAGAAAAATCCAATCAGCACTATTTCCCCAAAAGAAGAATCAGAAGTCACTTGCATGGATGAGTCTCAAAATCCCCAAACAGGAGTTTCTGAACCTACAGATGACTGCATAGTCCTTGCTGCGGAAACAGCATTGGCAGAAAAGGAATCAGAACCAGTTGAGAATAAGCCCAGTGATTGCCTAACTCATTCTTGTGATGAGTCAGTTAAAGAATCGAAGATCGATAGTGAAAAACTGTCTCCGTCTGAATCGTTGATGATTGCGACTGAAGGAGAGAACAACCAAGAGGGAGTTgaagattttatttgttgcGGGGGCAATAAGGACTGTACTGAGGAGGCGAAGGTTGCTAAGAATGGTGGCCTGGTTGATGAGCATAGTAATGACCAGAATGCGGCTTCCGTGGAGCACAGCGAAGACTCACAAAAAGAAGTTGAGATGGTTCCTGACTCAGGAACTGTTTCAACAGAATCTGCTCTTGTAGACTGCAAAAGCGAAGAGGCATCAGAGGAGGGGCAAGTCTTTGAAGAAGCAGaggacaaaacaaaaacttcaTATGGGAATGAAAATAGTAAAGATGCAAGAGAAAATGGAGAACAATGTACGCCTCCAGTGGAACAAGAAGTATCTCTTACGAAGGCTCCACTTTCTCTTTTCCAGCCTCAAGATAATCAACAGAACAATGAAATGCAGTCGGAAAACATCCAGAACGGCAATGACTCCATCCCAGAGTTGAAGCCAGAAATCAATGGTGAATTCCTTGTTACTGACGGTTCCCCttttgattctaaaaaatCGATGGCAGAAACATTAACCCCTGTAGCTGAATCAGCGATTGAGAAACCTGACCAGGATATTTCACAACATACAGCAGAGACTATGATGGCGCCGGCAGAAGCTAACACTCAGGTAAACAATGTCAGTGAACAGAATGCTGATGCACAAGAAAGTCTGGGGAGGCTAAGTACTGAATCGAATTCTAACAACTCAAACACTCAAGCACAAATACAAAAGTCTCCAAGTTTTGATCTTGATCTCAGAATTGAAGCAAGGACTGAAGAATCAGACAGAACTCCATTACTGTATCACGACGAGACTGCCACCGAAGACTTTTCAGGCGAGCAAGATGTTAGTCTTGGAAGTCCAATAGCACGTGCTCAAGATAAGCTTCAGTGTCATGCAATGCCAGTGGAAGAAAAAGTTGTTAGGATGGAAAGAAGCAATTCTGACAAGTTGAAAACTCCATTCCTAGGCTTCTTGAAAGAAGAGGGAGAGGCCCCTATCATCGTCACACCACAGGTACATGGTAACAATGCTGCTGCAAAGAGGGAAGACAAGGAATCCTCGAACTTGCACGCTAAGGAAGTTACAGCAACTAGTAAAGAGAAGCGAAAGCCGAGATCTTCCCTCTTCACCACCTGCATGTGTTGCACAACTGTGCTCAATTAA
- the LOC102629519 gene encoding putative calcium-transporting ATPase 13, plasma membrane-type isoform X2, whose protein sequence is MSMSTIFHANNVCMESLLNFPATLNVPAKKWHSAFAKIYCSRTLFSLAKIAKAKKGTNKVSRSPSYTVVNLQQDDDSFKIDQTSLAELVKMKDLDQLHKFGGIRGVASALETDFDGGICGSDQDNARRHEAFGSNTYKKPPSKSLFYFVVDAFKDLTILILLGCAVLSLAFGIKEDGLKEGWYDGGSIFVAVFLVIAVSAGSNFRQNRQFDKLSKVSNNIQIDVIRNGRRQQISIFEIVVGDVICLKIGDQVPADGLFLDGHSLQVDESSMTGESDHLEVNSSQNPFLFSGTKVADGYARMLATSVGMNTTWGQMMSQISRDNSEQTPLQTRLNKLTSSIGKVGLAVAFLVLVVLLVRYFTGKTTDENGNQEYNGSKTKVDDIVNAVVGIVADAVTIIVVAIPEGLPLAVTLTLAYSMKRMMADQAMVRKLSACETMGSATTICTDKTGTLTENRMKVTKFWLGKEPVKEGDASSVSPNIIKLIRQGVALNTTGSVYRETSVSDVEFSGSPTEKAILSWAVLEMNMDMEEVKQSCIVLHVEAFNSKKKRSGVMMQKKTDNTSHVHWKGAAEMILAMCSSYYDASGNIKDLDDGEKERFQQIIQGMAASSLRCIAFAHKQVPEEEHQNEKDQKQLIEDDLTLLGLVGIKDPCRPGVKKAVEDCQYAGVNIKMITGDNVFTAKAIATECGILKPGQDTSTGAVVEGEKFRNYTHEERMEKVDKICVMARSSPFDKLLMVQCLKQKGHVVAVTGDGTNDAPALKEADIGLSMGIQGTEVAKESSDIVILDDNFASVATVLRWGRCVYTNIQKFIQFQLTVNVAALVINFVAAVSAGEIPLTAVQLLWVNLIMDTLGALALATEKPTKELMDKPPVGRTEPLITNIMWRNLLAQAFYQIAVLLTLQFRGESIFGVNEKVNDTLIFNTFVLCQVFNEFNARKLEKKNVFEGIHKNRLFLGIIGTTIVLQVVMVEFLKKFADTERLNWGQWSACIGFAAASWPIGWLVKYIPVPEKPFFSYLKWKK, encoded by the coding sequence ATGTCTATGTCCACCATTTTCCATGCAAACAACGTTTGCATGGAGTCTTTGCTTAATTTTCCTGCCACCCTTAACGTGCCCGCCAAAAAATGGCACTCAGCTTTTGCTAAAATCTATTGCTCCAGAACACTATTCTCGCTCGCCAAAATTGCTAAAGCCAAGAAGGGTACTAACAAGGTTTCCCGCTCTCCATCTTACACCGTTGTAAATCTTCAACAAGATGACGATTCGTTCAagattgatcaaacgagtcttGCGGAGCTTGTGAAGATGAAAGATCTCGACCAACTTCACAAGTTTGGCGGGATTCGCGGCGTAGCCTCCGCTCTCGAAACAGACTTCGATGGTGGAATCTGTGGCAGTGATCAAGATAATGCTCGGAGACATGAAGCATTTGGTTCAAACACGTACAAGAAACCTCCATCTAAGAGCTTGTTCTACTTTGTTGTGGACGCTTTTAAGGATCTGAccattttgattcttttagGCTGTGCTGTGCTTTCTCTTGCTTTCGGCATTAAAGAGGATGGCTTGAAAGAGGGGTGGTATGACGGTGGAAGCATATTTGTTGCCGTCTTCTTGGTCATTGCCGTTTCAGCTGGAAGCAACTTTAGACAGAATAGACAGTTTGACAAGTTATCTAAAGTCAGCAACaatatacaaattgatgtcATCAGAAATGGTCGGCGCCAACAGATATCTATCTTTGAAATAGTTGTTGGAGATGTCATATGTTTAAAGATTGGAGATCAAGTACCAGCTGATGGATTGTTCTTAGATGGCCATTCGTTACAAGTAGACGAATCAAGCATGACAGGAGAGAGTGATCATCTGGAGGTTAACAGCAGCCAAAATCCGTTCTTGTTCTCTGGCACAAAGGTGGCTGATGGTTATGCTCGTATGCTTGCCACGTCTGTTGGCATGAACACGACCTGGGGCCAAATGATGAGCCAAATAAGCCGCGACAACAGTGAGCAGACGCCTTTACAAACCCGGCTCAACAAGCTAACTTCATCAATAGGTAAGGTTGGATTGGCAGTTGCTTTCTTGGTCCTTGTAGTCTTGCTGGTTCGCTACTTCACAGGGAAGACAACAGATGAGAACGGAAACCAGGAGTATAATGGAAGCAAGACAAAGGTTGATGATATAGTGAACGCTGTTGTGGGAATTGTAGCTGATGCAGTTACTATTATCGTGGTTGCGATACCAGAAGGTCTCCCTTTGGCTGTTACGCTTACTCTTGCTTATTCCATGAAGAGAATGATGGCTGATCAAGCTATGGTGAGGAAGCTCTCTGCCTGTGAAACAATGGGTTCTGCGACCACCATTTGTACTGATAAAACAGGCACACTCACTGAAAATCGGATGAAGGTGACAAAGTTTTGGCTCGGCAAAGAACCTGTAAAAGAAGGTGATGCTTCATCAGTTTCtccaaatattattaaattgatccGACAAGGAGTTGCTCTTAATACGACCGGCAGCGTATACAGGGAAACTTCAGTATCTGATGTTGAGTTTTCAGGCAGTCCCACTGAAAAAGCAATTCTTTCTTGGGCTGTCCTGGAGATGAACATGGATATGGAGGAAGTAAAGCAGAGTTGTATCGTCCTCCACGTGGAAGCCTTCAATTCGAAAAAGAAACGTAGTGGGGTCATGATGCAGAAGAAGACGGACAACACAAGCCACGTGCACTGGAAAGGAGCAGCAGAGATGATTCTAGCAATGTGTTCAAGTTACTATGATGCTTCTGGAAACATCAAAGATCTGGATGATGGCGAAAAGGAAAGATTTCAGCAAATTATTCAAGGTATGGCAGCTAGCAGCCTCCGATGCATAGCTTTTGCACACAAACAAGTTCCAGAAGAAGAgcatcaaaatgaaaaagatcaGAAGCAGCTAATCGAAGACGACCTGACCCTATTAGGATTGGTGGGTATTAAGGACCCATGCCGTCCGGGGGTAAAGAAAGCTGTGGAAGATTGCCAATATGCTGGAGTGAACATCAAGATGATCACCGGAGACAACGTGTTCACTGCAAAAGCCATAGCCACTGAATGTGGAATACTCAAGCCAGGTCAGGACACGTCCACTGGTGCTGTGGTAGAAGGAGAGAAATTCAGAAACTACACACATGAGGAGAGAATGGAGAAAGTTGACAAAATCTGCGTGATGGCGAGATCCTCTCCTTTCGATAAGCTTCTCATGGTACAGTGCTTGAAACAGAAAGGTCATGTGGTCGCTGTTACCGGGGATGGCACAAACGATGCACCAGCTCTGAAGGAAGCAGATATTGGACTGTCCATGGGAATCCAAGGAACCGAAGTGGCCAAGGAGAGCTCGGATATTGTCATCTTGGATGATAACTTCGCTTCTGTAGCCACAGTATTGAGATGGGGAAGATGTGTCTACACCAACATTCAAAAATTCATTCAATTCCAGCTTACGGTCAACGTTGCTGCTCTTGTAATCAACTTTGTCGCAGCAGTTTCCGCAGGGGAAATCCCTCTAACAGCAGTCCAATTACTTTGGGTGAATCTGATCATGGACACACTAGGCGCCCTCGCTCTCGCAACAGAGAAGCCCACCAAGGAGCTCATGGACAAACCACCGGTTGGTCGAACTGAGCCACTTATCACCAACATCATGTGGAGGAACCTTCTGGCCCAAGCTTTCTATCAGATAGCAGTCCTCTTGACATTACAGTTCAGAGGTGAATCCATCTTTGGTGTAAATGAGAAGGTAAATGACACCTTGATCTTTAACACATTCGTCCTTTGCCAAGTGTTCAACGAATTCAACGCGAGGAAGCTTGAAAAGAAGAATGTCTTTGAGGGAATACATAAAAACAGGCTGTTTCTAGGGATTATCGGAACAACCATTGTCCTTCAAGTGGTGATGGTGGAATTTCTGAAGAAGTTTGCAGATACAGAGAGGCTGAACTGGGGCCAATGGAGCGCATGTATTGGTTTCGCAGCTGCTTCTTGGCCAATTGGTTGGCTGGTCAAGTACATTCCTGTTCCAGAGAAACCGTTTTTCAGCTATCTAAAGTGGAAGAAGTAG
- the LOC102615857 gene encoding ATP sulfurylase 1, chloroplastic-like: MKQHDKVLEDGVLDPETTVVSIFPSPMHYAGPTEVQWHAKARINAGANFYIVGRDRAGMGLESEYVKVQSMAPGLERLNILPFKVAAYDKTQGKMAFFDPSRAQEFLFISGTKMRTLARNKENPPDGFMCPGGWKVLVEYYDSLAPADNGKVPVPT, translated from the exons ATGAAGCAACATGATAAG GTGCTTGAGGATGGTGTTCTTGATCCAGAGACCACTGTGGTTTCTATATTTCCCTCGCCCATGCACTATGCAGGCCCAACTGAGGTGCAATGGCATGCAAAAGCTAGGATTAATGCTGGGGCCAACTTTTATATTGTTGGTAGGGACCGAGCTGGCATGGGCCTTGAGTCAGAGTATGTAAAGGTACAGAGCATGGCTCCTGGCCTAGAGCGGCTAAACATCCTTCCATTCAAG GTTGCAGCGTATGACAAGACTCAAGGCAAAATGGCATTCTTTGATCCTTCAAGGGCTCAGGAATTCCTCTTCATATCAGGCACCAAGATGCGAACGCTCGCAAGGAACAAAGAGAATCCTCCGGATGGATTTATGTGCCCTGGTGGCTGGAAAGTGCTGGTTGAATACTACGACAGTCTGGCTCCAGCTGACAATGGCAAAGTCCCCGTTCCAACGTAG